Proteins found in one Alicyclobacillus cycloheptanicus genomic segment:
- the uxaC gene encoding glucuronate isomerase, which produces MKTFLDQDFLLSNATAVTLYEQYAKDMPIIDYHCHISPEQIYRNQPFRNITDIWLGGDHYKWRLMRANGVDEAFITGDASDYDKFMAWAKTVPMTIGNPLYHWSHLELRRFFGIDTLLDETTAPAIWEKTNTMLQSDGFRPRDFITKSNVEVVCTTDDPADTLEYHVKLKDDQTFPVKVVPAFRPDKALRITADTFVPWLHQLEETSGRSIPDYAALLDALTARAEFFHEVGCRTSDHALDTVPYEPTTFEEAAAIFEKALKHEPISLLEENKYRTYTLVFLGKLYARLGWVMQLHMHAARNNNTRMFQRLGPDTGNDAMYDGQLALSLGQLLDTLEQEDGLPKTILYSLNPKDFPVLAAWMGSFQGGGIPGKMQLGAAWWFNDTKAGMLNQMQVLADIGLLSRFVGMLTDSRSFLSYPRHEYFRRLLCDLFGRWVEQGEAPNDMALLGQIIQGICYNNAKAYFQFS; this is translated from the coding sequence ATGAAAACCTTTCTCGACCAGGACTTTCTGTTGTCAAACGCGACGGCCGTCACGCTGTATGAGCAGTATGCGAAGGACATGCCCATCATCGATTATCACTGTCATATCAGCCCGGAGCAAATCTATCGGAACCAACCGTTTCGAAACATCACGGACATCTGGCTTGGCGGAGACCACTACAAGTGGCGCCTGATGCGCGCCAATGGCGTGGATGAAGCCTTCATCACGGGCGATGCCAGTGACTACGATAAATTCATGGCGTGGGCCAAGACGGTGCCGATGACCATCGGAAACCCGCTCTATCACTGGTCGCACTTGGAACTGCGGCGGTTTTTCGGAATCGACACTCTGCTGGACGAAACCACCGCGCCAGCGATTTGGGAAAAGACCAATACGATGCTGCAGTCAGATGGGTTCCGCCCCCGGGACTTCATCACCAAATCCAACGTCGAGGTCGTCTGCACCACGGACGACCCAGCCGACACGCTGGAGTATCACGTGAAACTCAAAGACGATCAGACGTTTCCCGTCAAAGTCGTCCCCGCGTTCCGTCCCGACAAAGCCCTGCGCATCACCGCAGACACCTTCGTTCCGTGGCTTCACCAGCTGGAGGAGACCAGCGGCCGTTCCATCCCGGATTATGCGGCGTTGTTGGATGCCCTGACCGCGCGGGCGGAGTTTTTCCATGAAGTGGGCTGCCGCACATCCGATCACGCCCTGGATACGGTACCGTATGAGCCAACGACGTTTGAAGAAGCGGCAGCGATTTTTGAGAAAGCGCTCAAGCACGAGCCCATCAGCTTGCTGGAGGAGAACAAATACCGGACGTATACCCTGGTTTTTCTTGGCAAATTGTACGCGCGGCTCGGCTGGGTGATGCAACTGCACATGCACGCCGCTCGCAACAACAACACCCGCATGTTTCAGCGCCTCGGGCCGGATACGGGCAACGATGCGATGTACGATGGTCAGCTGGCGCTGTCTTTGGGTCAGCTGCTGGACACGCTGGAGCAGGAGGATGGACTGCCAAAGACGATTCTGTACTCGCTGAACCCAAAAGACTTCCCGGTCCTGGCTGCATGGATGGGCAGCTTCCAGGGCGGCGGCATTCCAGGGAAAATGCAACTCGGTGCCGCCTGGTGGTTCAACGACACAAAGGCAGGCATGTTGAATCAAATGCAGGTCCTGGCGGACATCGGGCTCTTGAGCCGGTTCGTCGGAATGCTGACCGATTCGAGAAGCTTCCTCTCGTACCCGCGGCATGAGTACTTCCGGCGGCTGCTCTGTGACTTGTTCGGCCGTTGGGTCGAACAAGGCGAAGCGCCAAACGACATGGCGTTGCTGGGGCAAATCATCCAGGGCATCTGCTACAACAACGCCAAAGCCTACTTCCAGTTTTCGTGA